The segment ACGCGCTGCTGAGCATCGCCCGGGAGCTGCGGGGACACGGCGCAGGGcagcggccgggccggcggggGGACACcgagctgctgcccagcgcgGGGGAGAAGCGCAGCGGCGCCCTGGGCAACCTGGCCGAGGAGCTCAATGGCTACAACAGGAGAAAAGGGGGCTTCACCTTCCGCTTCGGGAGATGAGAGCCTGGACTTGATTCTCCAGCTCCTGCGGGTCACCCCGTCCCGTCCTTCCCTTCCGTCTCACCTGGGTTTGCTCGGACTAAAGGCTGTCGGGGGTTTTGCTGCTGGGGTTGccttggggaggggggaggctGCGTTTGCTCCACTCCCACCCCTGCTCCAgatctcccatccctgctcccgACCAACGAAAGAAGAGGAGGGTTCCTTAAGGAGGAATCACCAAATCCCTTCCCTGATGGCACACAGCTCTTGCTGGGGCACGGGGAAAGGGCCTGGGCTGGGCgtccagggctgcagggctggcacatcGGGACAGGCAGcgccagcagggccaggcagcagggctggagggttACAGCAGGGTAGTTCTGGTGCTGATAGCCCCCAGGGACTGCCTGTAGTCCAGGGCCAGCCGTCAGGGAGGAGAGGGTCCCTCCGAGCTCTCCACCGAgttgctgctctcctgcctaTTAAGGAAAAGTCCCTCCGGCAGCAAATTCTGCTTAGTGTCAAGATGCCTCTTACAcgaggcagctcctgcctgcaaaaccagggcagagcagcGGGGCTCGAGAAAATCTTGTCCTTAGCAACCCCTGGTGTGAGCACggaaacctgccctggcaccagcaTTCCTGCCAAGCCCCAGCGCCCTGCTCATGCCCCCAGACTCCTCACCAGGGTCAGACACCGATGTCTGACCTTCACTGTCCTTGTCACaccaccccagctcctgcctgacAGCCTGGCCCTTCCAACACCTTCCTGGCCTCATCACCACCTAATCCCAGCTGTAGCTAGTGCAGGATTTTGGGTGCACAAGGACTGAAACGAGCTCCTGCACTTTCCAGGACCATTGAGAGGTGCTCCAGTCACTGGTGGTGCAGCTTTGAGAACCATTAGCCCCAAAAGCCAGCACAGAAAGAACCCCAATGCCCAGCCACTGCCTTTCCCTCTTTTGGGCAGATTTAGCTCTGCCAGTCCCAGTGttttccctgtgcctgccagagGTACCAGCAATCAGAGCTCTAACTACCTGCTGCAGGCACTCACGGCAACTTGCACACCGAGCCACTGCTGATATTTCATTGCAGGCACAAAAATGAGCCGGGAGATGATTTGCAAGCGCTAAATTGCACCCTCAAAAATCAGAGACCGTGGCAGGACTTGGTTGGGGGAGtaaaaagattgaaaaaaacccctaaatcaGGCTGCAAGAGGTGCATTGTAATATCCATCAAGCAGACAGACCACTTAATGCAGTGCTGTGTGAGTCgttctggcagcagcagcagtggctgaggcTGAACGGAGGAGCTGGAAACAGTgatggggcagcagcaggtgcaggGAGCGATGGAGGCAAGGACCAGGAGACACTCCAGGTTTGCAGGGACACAGTGCCAGGATTTGGCCCTCAGGCGAGGAAACAATGGCTGTGAAGGTGAGGAAGGGCATTTCCTGGGAAAtttttcctgcagccctggggatggcACACCGGGAGCACAGCAGTGACCGCGGGTGGCACCcgggggctgagcccaggcaggTCCCCACCCCAggcacccccaaacccctctccatccctcccaatTCCCTCTTTGGATCGGGACGCAGCGGAGACGGAGCTTTATCGATGTTTCCATGGCAACCatttccccccacccctttcTTTTGAGTGTTCAAACCATCAATAAACACGCACTGATCAATTTTACCCTGCGCTGGAGTCGGGGGGAGGGATGGaaggggggaagggggaagagtTTTGGAGTAACTCTGGGTCAGTGAGGGCTTGTAAATGCCTGGCTTTGCTGTGATGGATCATTGCAGGGGAAAGTGGCACTGACTGCTgcagaaaggggaaggaaacCTGCTGGGCAATGCTGTGGCTGCGGGGATGCCTGGGCTCCTGCACTCAAGTCCCAGAGAGGaacaggctcagagcagcctcatAAAAGCTCACACATAATGAGGCTTTGATTGATGTGCAATAACCTCTGTAGAACTCACTGAAAATTGGAGCACTTACCTGGCaggtgggacagagctgggctcagcccccaCGCCCCAGGGCTCCTTGATGTACAGCTTGGTGCCACCAGGGCAATGCCATCACCCCCTCACCCTCTGCCAGGAAAGgggctcctgccaggctgtgacacggggcagggaggggccaCGGCAGCCCTGGACTCCCCACAGCACACCTTAGGGAGCCTGGGAAGGGGCAGCATTCCAGGCTCCTGATTACTGCTCCTTGGTGATGattgctggggaggggaggtgAAAGTGAATGGAAAATAACTGCCTGGAGCCTGGGGGTGTGGCTGGGAGGAAGAAAGGGGGAACATGCCAAGAACGACCCCTGAGGGGCTGGAAAGCCCAACTCTACACCCCTTCCCAgttcctctgctccccaggggacacccagaCCCCAAACATCTTGGAGAGgtggagagctcagagcccacCCACACACCAATCCACATGGATCAAACAGGCTCTGGATTCCTCTACACACGGCCAGTGGGGAGCAAAGCAGGCATTGCCATCACTGCTGGCACTCTCCATCAAACACACAATAACTTTCCCTGCCCAGGCACTACCCTTGGCCCTCCCCTGGCCTCTGCTCATCTGCTCCACTCCCACAGGCTGCCCCTCTCTGttcctccagcccaggcagaCCTGCAGCACGACAAACACTCACAACAGGAACAGCAAATCCCAGAAACCCCAAGGATCCTCTGCAGAGGAAGAGCCCGGTTTAATTGTGTCCCAGGGACCCATGAAGAGGCTCTGTGTATCATAACTGGGTCatgcaggctgcaggagcacaggtgggACCTTTACCAGCAGAACTGATGGTAGGACAAACACAGAACCCTCAACAGGGGGGTGATGGCTGGGAAAACGTTCAGCCCGGGCTGGTTTGCAGGTCAGCtttgtgctgagcagcactgccagaggacagctctgagcccagcctcAACAGTGAAAACACCACTGGCCCAGCCAGCCTGACCATAAAAACATTTGTAAGAAAAAGAGTGAGCATAAAACACTGACCACATTTTACATCTTGTGACAAGCAACTTCTCAATAAAAAGCAAGATGACATTAAAGGAAAACTTAAAAGAGTGAACATTGTAATTTCAAAGACAcgaaaaccaaaacaaaaccacaaacacagCTATTTTTCCCCCAGAGCACTCTCACTTTCAAGCTCAATAGCCTTGAAAATTGGAGCAATCAAACTGTTAAATGCATCGATCTGTTAAATCAACTCCTACTGTACTCAGCTAAATTTAGTCTTTAATCCCCTCTCTCTCACTCCCAACACTGCAGATCTGGGGGCTCTCCCCAGCCAGGTCAGCACCCTCTGCCTTCCCACGACACCATGGACTGGTCCCTCAAGCCAGCAGATATGGAAATCACCAGGAGTGATTGCATTTAGGGCCAGGTGAAGCTTCTCCACCTTCCCTCAGCCCACAGCTACTCACCACATTCAGGTTTGGACACTGACTTCGCCAGAACTCCCAGAgtgctgctcactgcagctcttccctttGCTGTCCTGTGCCTTGCCAAGTGAAGGCCTTTAATTTCGTTTATATTCACCTGTGcatcctcctgcttttccttcaccTTCTTCATCTTCACCACCAGCAGCCAAAGCAGTTGCTGTCACAGCATCCCAAGGTTTCCCAAGAGCCTTgttctccctgccctggagTGAGCAGATCCTGGTGCCAGAACCCACAGATGTCACCAGGGACTTAGAGAGGGGATTAGAAATGCAGAGAACTGGGTTACAACCCAAAACATCACTGTGGAACTGTGGGACCTCGGGCACACCACATATTGTTACCTGTTCTTGTTTCCTTCTCAtcatttttcagtctttaacATCTTCATCAATTAAAGCAGTGGCTCATTTTAGAGGCTGCTCAGTACCTGGAAATGTCCCTCCCTAAAGGTTTACCAGAAAGGCtgaagggaaacagaaaataagaatgGGCAACCAAAACTGAAGGAGGGAACTGTATGAGGAGAGAAACTCATGGGTCATttcacagcagaggaggaggaaaaaacaacagcagctgaatTACAGACTACAAACCATTAACAGAGTAAAAGTTTAGTCAAATCTCTGAAATAAATCTCCTTGAAGACAACAGCAAAGTCTTTGATTCAGAAGAGGTGATGACACAGTGTTACTCTGTGcatctccttttttctcctgacTTGCCAGAACCAGATCAAAAGaaca is part of the Oenanthe melanoleuca isolate GR-GAL-2019-014 chromosome 17, OMel1.0, whole genome shotgun sequence genome and harbors:
- the QRFP gene encoding orexigenic neuropeptide QRFP produces the protein MRAPYSLSCLFLLSLGACFPPGERWEPGPAGEGALLGAGWQAEGRGPGWRAAAKRRRSEELDALLSIARELRGHGAGQRPGRRGDTELLPSAGEKRSGALGNLAEELNGYNRRKGGFTFRFGR